A single genomic interval of uncultured Desulfobacter sp. harbors:
- a CDS encoding N-acetylneuraminate synthase family protein has translation MKRIKIMDHSIGNGHPPFIIAELGICHEGNVNLALELTKEAINAGAHAVKTETFQSDKMIFDTSATTSYVINGEKTTVPLDLHMKQFELSLEEHHEVKKLCDRHDVPFISTAHDFDAIDFLCDINAAAIKIASPDLIHYPLLAHAAQKGTPVIMDTGGALQYEIELAVQTLRANGLDDIMINHNPVGHPAPADKHDLAIIPRLQMLTALPVGISDHYDGYEMLYAATAIGANILEKPISMDRFDPMPEKGWSISVPDMELVFSTVRQIHQAIGQPERKMSKEAQGYRNQNRMALAAKKDLQKGDRIIFENITFGRPREGIGVEHWDIVQGMKLRNDKKRHQFIHWKDLNE, from the coding sequence ATGAAACGTATAAAAATAATGGACCATAGTATCGGAAACGGTCATCCCCCGTTTATAATTGCTGAACTGGGAATCTGCCATGAAGGCAATGTCAATCTGGCCTTGGAACTTACAAAAGAAGCGATTAATGCAGGCGCACATGCTGTCAAAACGGAAACCTTTCAGTCGGACAAAATGATTTTCGACACCTCAGCCACAACATCTTATGTGATCAACGGTGAAAAAACAACCGTCCCCCTTGATCTTCATATGAAGCAGTTTGAACTAAGCCTGGAGGAACATCACGAAGTTAAAAAACTCTGTGACCGCCATGATGTTCCTTTTATTTCAACGGCCCATGACTTTGATGCAATAGATTTTCTCTGCGATATTAATGCAGCAGCAATTAAAATCGCATCACCGGATCTGATTCATTACCCCCTTCTGGCACACGCAGCCCAAAAAGGGACTCCGGTCATTATGGACACAGGAGGGGCGCTTCAGTACGAAATTGAATTGGCCGTTCAAACACTGAGAGCAAACGGACTGGATGATATCATGATCAACCACAATCCCGTTGGTCATCCTGCTCCTGCAGACAAACACGATCTTGCAATAATACCAAGACTTCAAATGCTGACAGCACTGCCTGTAGGCATTTCAGACCATTATGACGGATATGAGATGCTTTATGCGGCAACGGCTATCGGGGCTAATATACTTGAAAAACCCATTTCCATGGACAGGTTTGATCCCATGCCCGAAAAAGGCTGGTCCATATCGGTACCGGATATGGAACTTGTATTTTCTACTGTCCGTCAAATCCATCAGGCCATAGGCCAACCGGAACGGAAAATGTCTAAAGAGGCCCAAGGATATAGAAACCAAAACAGAATGGCCCTGGCGGCAAAAAAAGACCTTCAAAAGGGTGATCGGATTATCTTTGAAAACATCACTTTTGGGCGGCCAAGAGAGGGCATTGGAGTCGAACACTGGGATATAGTCCAGGGCATGAAATTGAGAAACGACAAAAAAAGGCACCAATTCATACACTGGAAAGATCTGAATGAATAA
- a CDS encoding radical SAM/SPASM domain-containing protein, whose translation MLLKPVCLKNEFADLSRKEKFAAYRSLWQKAQKYEVLTDFPLHLDLELSGKCNFKCANCFQNGLIKTDLGLMETSLYEKIIITGVENGLCAIKLQVRGESFLHPDIFEMIKFAKRQGVLDVQITTNASMLSPKKMDLLMDSGIDAVIFSVDAHHAENFKGNGIDDTGNDYYIQTKKKINYLLHRRLGSQLKKPWVRIRASVPHAEIHQSIETKNRLKKDFQLADLYIVGRIHNFRDDQDAFPDLHRNYILDKCAYLTQRLAIFWNGDATTCCMDYNTQFNLGNVNTADISNIWLSTAMNEFRRRHLDQERKNMPICKHCHACITPVNEDIFMDQTPRHTADVP comes from the coding sequence ATGCTTTTAAAACCTGTATGTTTAAAAAATGAGTTTGCAGATCTATCACGAAAGGAAAAATTTGCCGCCTACCGCTCTCTGTGGCAAAAAGCTCAGAAATATGAAGTCTTAACGGACTTCCCCCTTCACCTTGATCTTGAATTGTCCGGAAAATGCAATTTTAAGTGTGCAAATTGTTTCCAAAACGGATTGATCAAAACTGATTTGGGTCTAATGGAGACTTCCCTGTACGAAAAAATCATAATAACAGGAGTTGAAAACGGATTATGCGCTATCAAACTCCAAGTCCGGGGGGAATCTTTTCTTCATCCTGACATATTTGAAATGATCAAATTTGCCAAACGACAAGGGGTGTTGGATGTGCAAATTACGACAAATGCGTCTATGCTTTCCCCCAAAAAAATGGATCTGCTGATGGACAGCGGAATTGATGCCGTCATCTTTAGTGTGGACGCCCACCACGCAGAGAACTTTAAAGGCAATGGGATAGATGATACCGGAAATGATTATTACATCCAAACAAAAAAAAAGATAAATTACCTCCTGCATCGGCGCCTTGGCAGTCAATTAAAAAAACCATGGGTCAGAATACGTGCCTCTGTTCCCCATGCTGAAATACACCAATCAATTGAAACAAAAAATCGTCTGAAAAAAGATTTCCAGTTAGCAGACCTGTATATTGTCGGCAGGATCCATAATTTCAGAGATGACCAGGATGCGTTTCCGGACCTCCACCGTAATTATATATTAGATAAATGCGCCTATCTGACACAGCGATTGGCCATTTTCTGGAACGGAGACGCCACAACCTGCTGCATGGATTACAATACACAATTTAACTTAGGTAATGTCAACACAGCAGATATCAGTAATATCTGGTTGTCAACCGCCATGAACGAATTCAGACGTCGGCACCTAGACCAGGAGCGAAAAAACATGCCCATTTGCAAACACTGCCATGCCTGTATTACCCCGGTAAATGAAGATATATTCATGGACCAGACCCCCCGCCATACAGCCGATGTCCCATAA
- a CDS encoding radical SAM/SPASM domain-containing protein yields the protein MLRCTLNDKGLQIKFDIPVPATSCDNKEFSKFLKEITAIAPDAREYDDKKRLFGMTIAADQLDALTDTLLPTEEAELQKSFFTNILKTKKAGSKDGLEINFHQNPFDTPERYWNFIFNQGHFNVYFFNRINWFLGPKNEYITDFPLHVDLESASTCNMNCPMCYRNELKHTGQMEFDLFKKAVDECAENNVFSIRLSWRGETLTHPQIKEFIAYATSRIKNVSFLTNAFYLDRKMIDSFIESKVSYVAVSFDGIDDIYEKIRHPAKFMDNYQNLALLKQRKKEMNSFLPQVRVCTIWPAIKNNPDAYYEKMSRVSDYIVCNPYINFKGPMEIKQDFICQYPWERIVIGYNGDTQCCTGWNADDIILGNVGKKSIRDMWHSKQMETIRDIHSKHDRMKLNSCANCRHGSKGDPDIEINTILERQH from the coding sequence ATGCTCAGATGCACGCTTAATGATAAGGGACTGCAAATTAAATTTGACATACCTGTTCCTGCCACATCCTGCGACAATAAGGAATTCTCTAAATTTCTGAAAGAAATTACAGCAATCGCCCCTGACGCCCGGGAATATGATGACAAAAAACGCCTTTTCGGTATGACCATCGCTGCCGATCAACTCGATGCCCTGACGGACACTCTGCTTCCGACAGAAGAAGCTGAGCTGCAAAAATCCTTTTTCACCAATATTCTGAAAACTAAAAAGGCCGGCAGTAAAGACGGACTGGAAATCAACTTCCACCAGAACCCCTTTGACACCCCGGAAAGATACTGGAATTTCATTTTCAATCAAGGACATTTCAATGTCTACTTTTTTAACCGGATCAACTGGTTTCTCGGTCCGAAGAATGAATATATCACCGACTTCCCCCTGCATGTTGACCTTGAGTCCGCCAGCACCTGTAATATGAACTGCCCCATGTGCTATAGAAACGAATTGAAGCATACCGGCCAGATGGAATTTGATCTTTTTAAAAAGGCGGTGGATGAGTGCGCCGAAAACAATGTCTTCTCCATCCGCCTTTCCTGGCGCGGAGAAACACTGACCCATCCACAAATAAAAGAATTCATCGCCTATGCCACATCCAGGATAAAAAACGTATCATTCCTCACCAATGCCTTTTACCTTGACAGGAAAATGATTGACAGCTTCATTGAATCAAAGGTCAGTTATGTGGCCGTATCCTTTGACGGCATTGATGATATTTACGAAAAAATAAGACACCCCGCAAAATTCATGGACAACTACCAAAATCTGGCATTGCTTAAGCAGCGTAAAAAAGAAATGAATTCCTTTCTTCCCCAGGTGAGGGTTTGCACCATCTGGCCGGCCATTAAAAATAATCCGGACGCCTATTATGAAAAAATGAGCCGGGTTTCCGACTATATCGTCTGCAATCCCTATATCAATTTCAAGGGCCCCATGGAGATCAAGCAGGACTTTATATGCCAATATCCGTGGGAACGAATTGTGATCGGCTACAATGGCGATACCCAGTGCTGCACCGGATGGAATGCTGACGATATCATCCTGGGCAATGTCGGGAAAAAGAGTATCCGTGATATGTGGCATAGTAAACAAATGGAAACAATCAGGGATATTCACTCAAAACATGACCGAATGAAACTTAATTCATGCGCGAATTGCAGGCACGGTTCAAAAGGAGACCCGGATATTGAAATAAATACAATATTGGAAAGGCAACATTAA
- a CDS encoding radical SAM protein — translation MKKSETLVQFSCETTKEYIQNELRRSRHKRLGYIKNRFQWKYYPKKKVPHFPLNLDIEVSSKCQIKCDHCFRQYMDIKENDFMPLDMYKKIVAECGRYNLFTLKFSMRGEPLLHPDIVEMVRFAKKKGVKEVWINTNGGPLTDELSRGLISAGVDWITMSFDGLGKMYESIRTPLKYEESLQKLKSLRKIRDELKADTMLNVQSIWSAIEKNPEAYINLMKSIVDRVAYNPDMNFEEITLVPDDDFVCPRLWQRICITSKGYYLKCPSDFRMEEVLGHVNDYSVKEAWDILQQRQRELHLSGFKKNSVVCSKCHHGAVKKEKTLNLQDSEQHNYTYERQKDFKGHGLNKNG, via the coding sequence ATGAAAAAATCAGAAACTTTGGTGCAATTCAGCTGTGAAACCACCAAAGAATATATACAAAACGAACTTCGAAGAAGTCGGCACAAAAGGCTGGGATATATTAAAAACAGGTTTCAATGGAAATATTATCCTAAAAAAAAGGTGCCGCACTTCCCTCTGAACCTTGATATTGAAGTGTCCAGTAAATGCCAGATCAAATGCGACCATTGCTTCAGGCAATACATGGATATCAAGGAAAACGATTTCATGCCTCTGGACATGTATAAAAAAATTGTAGCGGAATGCGGCCGGTACAATCTGTTTACACTGAAATTCAGCATGCGGGGAGAACCCCTGCTTCATCCGGACATTGTGGAGATGGTCAGATTTGCCAAAAAAAAGGGGGTAAAGGAAGTCTGGATTAATACCAACGGGGGCCCTCTGACCGATGAACTTTCCAGAGGGCTGATTTCAGCCGGAGTGGACTGGATTACCATGAGCTTTGACGGCCTTGGCAAAATGTACGAATCCATAAGGACGCCGCTGAAATATGAAGAGTCACTCCAAAAATTGAAAAGTTTGCGCAAAATCAGAGATGAGCTGAAAGCCGATACCATGTTGAACGTTCAATCCATATGGTCGGCCATCGAAAAAAATCCTGAGGCTTACATCAACCTGATGAAAAGTATTGTGGACAGAGTCGCTTATAACCCGGACATGAATTTTGAAGAAATCACATTGGTACCGGACGATGATTTTGTATGCCCAAGGCTCTGGCAAAGAATCTGCATTACCAGCAAAGGATACTACCTGAAATGCCCATCCGACTTCAGGATGGAAGAAGTCCTTGGACATGTTAATGATTATTCAGTCAAAGAAGCATGGGACATTCTACAGCAGCGGCAACGGGAACTGCACCTTTCAGGATTTAAAAAGAACAGTGTGGTATGCAGCAAATGCCACCACGGTGCTGTAAAAAAAGAAAAGACGCTGAACCTTCAGGACAGCGAACAGCACAACTATACCTACGAGCGCCAAAAGGACTTCAAAGGGCACGGGTTAAATAAAAATGGATAA
- a CDS encoding WbqC family protein yields MDKVITIHQPDFLPWTGFFHRWMVSDLLIILDDVQFIRRGWHHRDKIKTAQGVKWLTVPVKKKGRYFDTINRIEINDAEDWKKSHLNQIRSAYGKAPRFHVLFPQLQKIYSKPWRYLMDLNLAMLKFIADQLDIRVPFCMASDFSIALKGTEKLLALVQAVQGRAYLTGLGARDYLKEYLFQAQAIPVIWSPYTCPDYPQLHHGFAPYLSILDALMMLPPRKIKRLCSGDTDHAQMHA; encoded by the coding sequence ATGGATAAAGTAATAACCATTCATCAACCGGACTTTCTTCCGTGGACCGGTTTTTTCCATCGCTGGATGGTCTCGGACCTTCTGATCATTCTTGATGATGTGCAATTCATCCGAAGGGGATGGCACCACCGGGATAAAATCAAAACTGCCCAGGGTGTCAAATGGCTGACCGTTCCCGTTAAAAAAAAGGGGCGTTATTTTGATACCATCAACCGGATTGAAATAAACGATGCTGAGGATTGGAAAAAAAGCCACTTGAACCAGATCCGTTCCGCATACGGTAAAGCGCCCAGGTTCCACGTCCTATTTCCCCAGCTTCAAAAAATATATTCAAAGCCCTGGCGGTACTTGATGGATCTCAACCTTGCAATGCTGAAATTTATAGCGGATCAACTTGACATCAGGGTTCCCTTTTGTATGGCTTCGGATTTTTCCATTGCCCTGAAAGGCACGGAGAAACTGCTGGCACTGGTTCAGGCGGTTCAAGGTAGAGCCTATCTGACAGGCCTGGGGGCCAGAGATTATCTTAAGGAATATCTGTTTCAGGCACAGGCGATTCCCGTTATCTGGTCCCCATACACCTGCCCCGACTATCCCCAGCTTCATCACGGCTTTGCACCATATCTGTCGATTTTAGATGCTTTGATGATGCTGCCTCCCCGCAAAATAAAAAGACTATGCTCAGGAGATACAGACCATGCTCAGATGCACGCTTAA
- a CDS encoding class I SAM-dependent methyltransferase: MDNNQRQKYWKTIFGIEWFKIDYKIKEFLYKTFGFTFPKLLSQKGYWTKRGKVYMQEIMSSGYIEREIFFQNLLIDFLKRHEFNSFFEAGCGFGWNIDRVQKEFPGKKVGGIDFSLSQLQNSKDYLNRKPIAVVNGDNCKMPYKDDSFDVGFSLGVFMNIHPSKIQSALAEMVRVSKKFIIHIEYDETHTTEALRDKRKFKTNIISHDYNKLYEEMGLEQIDFKTYEDFGPAYYEHQKRIKTTLDRWEGFEGAEKYIFIAFRLPQKSEV, from the coding sequence ATGGATAATAATCAAAGACAAAAATATTGGAAGACTATTTTCGGTATTGAATGGTTTAAAATTGATTATAAAATAAAAGAATTTCTCTACAAAACATTCGGATTTACTTTTCCTAAACTGTTATCCCAAAAAGGGTATTGGACAAAAAGAGGGAAGGTATATATGCAGGAGATCATGAGTTCCGGATATATAGAAAGAGAAATTTTCTTTCAAAATCTCCTGATTGATTTTTTAAAAAGACATGAGTTCAACAGCTTTTTTGAAGCCGGATGTGGTTTCGGCTGGAATATTGATCGTGTCCAAAAAGAATTTCCTGGGAAAAAAGTAGGGGGGATTGATTTCAGCCTGAGTCAACTACAAAATTCAAAGGACTATCTTAATAGAAAGCCAATCGCTGTAGTAAACGGAGACAACTGCAAGATGCCTTATAAGGATGACTCTTTTGACGTCGGTTTTTCCCTTGGCGTATTCATGAATATCCACCCCTCGAAAATCCAATCTGCATTAGCGGAAATGGTAAGGGTCTCCAAAAAATTTATTATCCATATTGAATATGATGAAACCCACACCACAGAAGCCCTAAGGGACAAACGTAAATTCAAGACAAACATAATTTCTCATGACTATAATAAACTTTATGAGGAGATGGGGTTAGAACAAATTGACTTTAAGACCTATGAAGATTTTGGACCAGCCTATTATGAACATCAAAAACGAATTAAAACAACTCTTGATCGATGGGAAGGATTTGAAGGCGCAGAAAAATACATTTTCATTGCTTTTAGACTCCCTCAAAAATCGGAGGTATAG
- a CDS encoding formyltransferase family protein — protein MYNPEPHKQGYIITLFVDNQDSWITPWAQALKKDLARYHTIRLCHKKNEILKGDFNFLLGCTAILEKHFLELNSHNLVIHESDLPKGKGWSPVSWQVLEGANEIPVTMFEATEQLDAGAVYLKDKIILEGHELHPRIKEKQGEKTLDMIYRFLSLWPDLAPVPQAGEESIYDRRTIDDDMLDINKTIAEQFNNLRIADNTNHPAWFKIYGKKYRLEIYPYSKKESE, from the coding sequence ATGTATAATCCCGAACCCCATAAACAGGGATATATTATAACCCTGTTTGTAGACAACCAAGACTCATGGATAACCCCCTGGGCTCAAGCACTTAAGAAGGACCTGGCGCGATACCACACCATCCGTCTATGTCATAAAAAGAATGAAATTTTAAAAGGGGATTTTAATTTCCTTCTTGGGTGTACAGCAATTCTGGAAAAACACTTTCTGGAATTAAACAGCCATAACCTTGTTATCCATGAAAGCGATCTGCCAAAGGGAAAAGGGTGGTCCCCGGTATCATGGCAAGTCCTTGAAGGTGCCAACGAGATTCCGGTGACCATGTTTGAAGCCACTGAACAACTAGACGCCGGTGCCGTATACCTGAAAGATAAAATTATTCTTGAAGGCCACGAACTTCATCCCCGGATAAAAGAAAAGCAGGGAGAAAAGACCCTGGACATGATTTACCGTTTTCTTTCTCTGTGGCCGGACCTTGCCCCTGTTCCCCAGGCCGGTGAAGAGAGCATTTATGACAGGCGGACAATAGATGACGATATGCTTGACATTAACAAAACAATTGCAGAACAGTTTAACAACCTAAGGATTGCAGATAATACTAATCACCCGGCCTGGTTTAAAATATACGGAAAAAAATACAGATTGGAAATTTATCCCTATTCAAAAAAGGAATCAGAATGA
- a CDS encoding nucleotidyltransferase family protein, whose amino-acid sequence METMESIIISPDNTVLDAIRVIDGVGTILTALVADENHKLLGTVTDGDIRRGILNRISMDAPVKEVMHTNPVTLTVNDSESKINAAFNKHLRCRVIPILDNQGRIVAVKVGNSRFEKAMPNPVFIMAGGLGTRLRPLTNDCPKPMLHVGNKPILEIILNNFIDNGFSNFFISLNYKGEMIEDYFGDGSHLGVSISYVKEKKRLGTAGSLSLLDSKPKHPIIVMNGDLLTKVNFNELLAYHNAQNSQATLCIREHEFQLPFGVAEIDDYKLTGLKEKPVNTMFVNAGIYTINPDIIDLIPSNEYFDMTDLFSSLLEKRIKPSAFPIREYWLDIGRLSEYEKAEKIYGELFQKERVAEFG is encoded by the coding sequence ATGGAAACAATGGAATCAATTATTATTTCTCCAGATAATACAGTCCTTGATGCCATCCGTGTTATTGACGGTGTCGGCACCATCCTGACAGCTCTGGTTGCTGATGAAAACCATAAACTGCTCGGCACTGTGACGGACGGCGATATCAGACGGGGTATTCTAAATAGAATCTCGATGGATGCGCCGGTCAAAGAAGTGATGCATACCAATCCTGTCACCCTCACGGTGAATGACAGTGAAAGTAAAATAAATGCAGCTTTTAACAAACACCTAAGGTGCCGGGTCATTCCCATTTTGGACAATCAGGGTAGAATCGTGGCCGTTAAAGTGGGAAACAGCCGCTTTGAAAAAGCCATGCCCAATCCGGTATTTATCATGGCAGGGGGGCTTGGCACCCGTCTACGCCCCCTGACCAATGACTGCCCCAAACCCATGCTCCACGTGGGCAACAAGCCCATCCTTGAAATCATACTGAACAATTTTATCGATAACGGATTCTCAAATTTTTTTATTTCGTTGAATTACAAAGGCGAAATGATTGAAGATTATTTTGGTGACGGCTCCCACCTTGGCGTTTCCATCAGTTACGTCAAAGAAAAAAAACGGCTTGGCACCGCCGGTTCCCTGAGTCTTCTCGACTCAAAACCAAAGCATCCTATCATTGTCATGAACGGTGACCTCCTGACAAAGGTAAATTTCAACGAGCTGCTGGCATATCACAACGCCCAAAATTCCCAGGCAACCCTGTGCATCAGGGAGCACGAATTCCAGCTTCCCTTCGGAGTAGCGGAAATTGACGACTACAAGCTCACCGGCCTGAAGGAAAAGCCGGTGAATACAATGTTCGTAAACGCAGGAATATATACCATAAATCCGGACATTATAGACCTCATTCCCTCAAATGAGTATTTTGATATGACGGATCTGTTCTCTTCCCTGCTTGAAAAGAGAATAAAACCCTCAGCCTTCCCTATCAGAGAATATTGGCTGGATATCGGGCGTCTCAGCGAATATGAAAAAGCTGAAAAAATATACGGCGAACTATTCCAGAAGGAACGCGTAGCTGAATTCGGATAA
- a CDS encoding DegT/DnrJ/EryC1/StrS family aminotransferase, with translation MWKIPLFDLNYDAREQEAVSEVLKSKWLSAGEKTAAFEKEFGKYLGIGIHCCAVSNGTAALHLALLSQGIGLGDEVIISGLTFVADLNVVMLTGARPVTADIKSFDDWNVDPRDIEKKITKKTKAVIVVHYAGWPCDMDEIREVCKKNRLILIEDAAHSPGAEYKHQKCGTLGDCGCFSFFSNKNLSTGEGGMITSGNPDLIRKIKLMRSHGMTSMTIDRHQGRSISYDIVVPGLNYRIDEIKSALGLVQLKKLNSANTRRRQLIRIYIEHLKGINAITIPWKTFPGDRITSGHIFPILLDAGVDRLGLIQALKSKGIQTSIHYPAMNEFEYYRKILNQPLATADQVSKRMVTLPLYPDLAPEQIETICNEIKFFLTQN, from the coding sequence ATGTGGAAAATCCCCCTGTTCGACCTTAACTACGATGCCCGGGAACAGGAAGCGGTGTCGGAAGTGCTGAAAAGCAAGTGGCTGAGTGCCGGCGAAAAAACCGCCGCCTTTGAAAAAGAGTTCGGAAAATACCTGGGTATAGGCATACATTGCTGTGCCGTATCCAATGGTACAGCGGCATTGCACCTGGCACTACTCAGCCAGGGGATCGGGCTGGGGGACGAAGTGATCATTTCCGGACTGACATTTGTTGCAGATCTCAATGTCGTAATGCTTACCGGTGCCCGGCCAGTAACGGCCGACATAAAATCCTTTGACGACTGGAACGTAGATCCCAGGGACATTGAAAAAAAAATAACTAAAAAAACAAAAGCGGTAATCGTTGTCCATTACGCCGGATGGCCCTGCGATATGGATGAAATCAGAGAGGTGTGTAAAAAAAACAGGCTCATATTAATTGAAGATGCAGCCCATTCCCCCGGTGCAGAATATAAGCATCAAAAATGCGGTACTCTGGGGGATTGCGGCTGCTTCAGCTTTTTTTCAAACAAAAATCTGTCAACCGGTGAAGGCGGAATGATCACCTCCGGCAATCCCGACCTCATCCGGAAAATCAAACTAATGCGCTCCCATGGAATGACCAGCATGACCATTGACCGCCATCAGGGCAGAAGTATTTCCTACGATATCGTCGTCCCCGGGCTGAACTACAGAATTGACGAAATTAAATCCGCATTGGGCCTTGTTCAACTCAAGAAACTAAATTCCGCCAATACCAGGCGCAGACAACTCATTCGAATTTATATTGAGCATCTGAAGGGTATAAACGCCATTACAATTCCCTGGAAAACTTTCCCCGGCGACCGAATCACCTCCGGACATATTTTCCCCATACTACTTGACGCCGGGGTAGACCGCCTCGGATTGATCCAGGCCTTAAAATCAAAGGGGATCCAGACAAGCATCCACTACCCGGCTATGAATGAATTTGAGTATTATCGAAAAATACTAAACCAGCCCCTTGCCACCGCGGACCAGGTATCAAAAAGAATGGTCACCCTGCCTTTGTATCCGGACCTGGCCCCGGAGCAGATCGAAACGATTTGCAATGAAATAAAATTTTTTCTTACACAAAATTAA
- a CDS encoding formyltransferase family protein, producing MNILLMANWGIGLEILGALHLNSLVKDIIVVTHHDAESEDPWQNAVFSQADEYGYTLYDETRVNSDEMIKIIKKNKIDLLVTHAYMKLLPEQVFNAPSEGSVNIHPSLLPKYRGPSPTQWVLKNKEPETGLTCHVIDSGMDTGPIIHQTRIQVTSVETIDTIIEKLKTIVAPLMDASIRKINDEDFIPKVQDHAQASIAPRIMNGRNNNV from the coding sequence ATGAACATACTGCTCATGGCTAATTGGGGGATCGGTCTTGAAATATTAGGGGCATTGCATCTAAATTCCCTTGTCAAAGATATCATTGTGGTAACCCACCATGATGCCGAGAGCGAGGATCCATGGCAAAATGCAGTTTTCAGCCAGGCCGACGAGTACGGCTATACATTATATGACGAAACCCGTGTCAACTCTGATGAGATGATCAAAATCATCAAGAAAAACAAAATTGATTTACTGGTTACCCATGCTTATATGAAATTGCTCCCCGAACAAGTTTTTAACGCACCGTCGGAAGGCAGTGTCAATATCCACCCGTCATTACTTCCAAAATACCGTGGACCATCGCCGACGCAATGGGTCCTGAAAAATAAAGAACCTGAAACCGGACTTACCTGCCATGTAATTGATTCAGGTATGGATACCGGCCCGATTATTCATCAAACAAGAATACAAGTAACCTCTGTAGAAACAATTGATACAATCATTGAAAAATTAAAAACAATAGTAGCTCCTCTCATGGATGCTTCTATCCGGAAAATCAATGATGAAGATTTTATTCCAAAGGTACAGGACCATGCTCAAGCCTCCATTGCCCCAAGAATAATGAATGGAAGAAACAATAATGTATAA
- a CDS encoding N-acetylneuraminate synthase family protein: MYLIAEVGFNHNGNMGLAKEMIQAAADAGADAVKFQTFSAKDIALPSSPHYALIEKGEMSVKDHEMLRREADDQKIDFLSTPFGLDAVDMLDTIGVSAFKIASMDCTNSLLLKKIATKGKPVYLSTGMATLEEIISSVNLLKNNNCKEICVLHCISNYPPDAGDLHLNIIPFLKEKLNLPIGYSDHFPGIEACFAAAVLGAEVIETHFTLDKTIPGGDHSHSADPSDLMTLKAKIDRFKVMAGSEDAIFKRPDRDYARDFRRGAYTVRPIKKGSTLKAEDIQFTRPASDFSPNDMEYLMGKKLKKDLAANVPLKPDAISSD; encoded by the coding sequence ATGTATCTGATTGCAGAGGTCGGTTTCAACCATAACGGAAATATGGGCCTGGCCAAGGAAATGATACAGGCGGCAGCAGATGCCGGAGCCGATGCCGTAAAATTCCAGACGTTCAGCGCCAAAGATATCGCTCTTCCCTCCTCACCCCACTACGCATTGATTGAAAAAGGGGAAATGTCTGTCAAGGACCATGAAATGCTCCGCAGGGAAGCAGATGACCAAAAAATTGATTTTTTAAGCACCCCCTTCGGACTTGATGCCGTAGACATGCTCGATACAATAGGGGTTTCTGCATTTAAAATTGCTTCAATGGACTGCACCAACAGCCTGCTTTTAAAAAAAATCGCCACCAAGGGAAAACCTGTATATCTGTCCACGGGAATGGCCACTCTGGAGGAAATAATATCCTCTGTCAATCTGCTGAAGAATAACAATTGCAAAGAAATCTGCGTCCTTCACTGCATTTCAAATTATCCCCCAGATGCCGGAGACCTTCATCTCAATATTATCCCCTTTTTAAAAGAAAAACTGAATTTGCCCATTGGCTATTCAGACCACTTCCCGGGTATTGAGGCCTGCTTTGCAGCCGCCGTTCTGGGAGCGGAGGTCATTGAAACCCATTTCACCCTGGACAAAACAATCCCCGGCGGAGACCACTCCCACTCGGCGGATCCCAGCGACCTGATGACCCTGAAGGCAAAGATCGACCGGTTCAAAGTCATGGCCGGATCAGAGGATGCAATATTCAAACGCCCTGACCGGGATTACGCCCGGGACTTCAGGCGGGGTGCTTATACAGTCAGACCGATCAAAAAAGGATCTACCTTAAAAGCTGAAGATATACAGTTTACAAGGCCGGCTTCAGATTTCAGCCCCAATGATATGGAGTATCTCATGGGCAAAAAACTAAAAAAAGATCTTGCGGCAAACGTCCCTCTGAAACCGGATGCCATCTCTTCAGATTAA